The Pochonia chlamydosporia 170 chromosome 3, whole genome shotgun sequence genome contains the following window.
CGTGGTCTCGCCGGTCCTTTCGCTCTCCTGGGTCAGAATTTCGCCCCTGGAACAACTGCGGCGGATATCGAAAGCGCCATGACGCCCATTGGCGGCGAAATGGTCAGCTGCAAGATTGTCAAGACGAAGCCTTTCCTCATTGCCGAAATGGTGTTTGTTTCGCGGGAAGGCGGAGAACGGGTCATTGACACGTTTAACAATAAGACTGTAAGTATTTACAACATTTACACTCTACACTCAGCACTTCCATCATTTATATGTTTTTTACCTCTtatcaaaaaaaaaaaaatcagCCAGCCTAACAGTGGATTGCCCAGGCCGACGGACGAGTCCTCAAAATCTACCCCAAGGTAGGCGGCTACCAAGCCTCCGCCTCAGACCGGAGCAACGAACCACCAGCAAACGCCCCCAGCGGTCCAAAATCCTCAAAGGCATCAACACGAGACCAAGTGGTCGATGGATCCATGGGATTCCCCGACCTAATGGACGCAGATGGAAAGACCAACTCTTCGGGGAACAACCGACTCTATAGCGACAAGATGGTTGGAGGGAACAAGAGAGGTCGTGGATTTCAAAGGGGCAAAGGCAGGTGATTAATTACACTCACGCATGCTTGATAAACCCATTTTGCTACGTTTAGTAGCTATTTTTCATCACATGTAAAGACTTAGGCGTGTGGGCGGCTCAATCTGGAGTACGGGCGTTTTGGAACTGGCTTGACACGATATGATGCGAGGTTGTGACTACTCCTGGTACTGTTGTGTATTagcaacaaaaagaaaaatcatcatcacataGGGAGTCTGTACACTACATTTTATTCCAACATCTCTCATAGCAGTAGCATAGGGGGGTAAGCCGATACCTTTCACACACGAGACACAGCCAAGTGACAGACAACTTTTGTAGAAATATTTCGTCTTCGCCTGTTCAGGTAAACTATATGCTTGTCTTTCCCAACCATCCGCCGTCATCCCATCATACAAGAACGCAATTcgcaccgccgccgccatccatCCGTCCTGTTAAACTAAAACATGAAGAAGATAAGGCGAGAAAAAACGGGTTGGGGGAAAAGTAGGATTCGCAAACATAAACCAACCCAAGCCATCCGCAGCATTCTTTTGCTATGCAAACGTCCCCTTATTTTTGAACCGCCCATCTCATCGTCGTACACGCGGGAGAAAGGTtagaaaaggaaaaagggGTGAAGAACCGAACGAGAGACacaacagaggcagaggGAAAACACAATTCGTATCTACAAGTAACCctcgtttctttttctctggCTGCATTCATCCTCCCACCCTCATGCTACTGTGTGcaagacaaagaagaaaaaagtcACCCGTCCACCATAAACCGCCCGTTCGTATGCCACCGCGTCTATCTCAATCTTATGCCATGTGGGCAAGCATTCGGTTAAGCCTCAGCTCTTTCCCGCATCAAAGAACCAAAAATGTAAACAGAAACGATGTAAAAGGGGATAGTAGGCATGATTATTGTAGTCCACATCCCGCCAGCATGAAAGGACGTGAAGCAGCCAGCCTGTAGAGATACATAGCATCTATTGGGCCTCGGATTGGCTCAGGTCAAGTTTGCCTGCTAGGCCACACGCTTTTAGAGAACATCATTCCAGATGCTAAACCGCCTTGTTCCCCGGCAGTCCCGGATATTTGGCCTGCGCATTGTGCATACAACTTCATCGCAAATCTTGGTCCCCGAGCAGTGTCCCGCCTGTGGTATTATATTGCTGTTGCCGCTAAGCCATACCAATAGCAAAGGCATCGCGCTTGTCTTGACTTCGGTACATATCCAGACGTCCACGACAAAACGATAGCAAAGCATTTTGTGCGCACTGCAATTGCTCCGAATGACGGTGTACGACTAAACGGCAAGTTGTGGGATAAACACGCTGCCACAGTCCTCTGACCGtccttgctgctgcttctttgctggATGCCAATGATTGGTCTTGGTAGGACTTTCAATGCCAGGGGTTTTGATTTCCCATGAATCCTTCTTCAAGGGTGCGTTCCTCGAGATTGCGAATAAAATCGCGATTTCCCCTGCCGCCTTGTTGGGCCCTGCTTCCACGTCGGCCGGCACGTCCAGGAGTGTTGTCCACGCCAACCATACCTTCACCGGGAGGCGGGTAGTAGGCCGGGCTGGGTTGAAGGCGGATGGGTTGGCTTGGGTCGAGATGACTTGCTACCCGTTGAATAGCAGCTGGGATACCactttgttgttgttccaTGGTCGATGCCCTCTGTCTGTTCGTTCTCATACCTCCTTGCTGATACATGTTTGGCTGAGGAACATTGCCGTACTGGGCGGCAGGCATCGGTTGGGGTGGTTGGCTCATGACCATAGGACCATACTGGCCCGCCTGGGGTCCGTACGGTGGCGCCATATTGCCATGGCTCCCGGCAGGTGAATAGACGGCGTTGCTGCCATACATGGGAGGCTGAACATGCCCTGGCTGTGGAGGGTACTGGCCCGCAGCAGCCATGTTCGCATACGCTCCCTGTGCGGCCGAATGCGCAGCAGAATTGGCTTGAGCTTGTGCCGCC
Protein-coding sequences here:
- a CDS encoding pentatricopeptide repeat protein (similar to Metarhizium robertsii ARSEF 23 XP_007819780.1); this encodes MAPNAPDFQKLITDARERKKNSALADRIFSRDRRQSAPSKLKPTPGGSLASRVGVKKQRAPAAAAAAAVNTRRASLPAGNVNGEWTHDLHDSVNGKSAKGGSLSSRITLPGAKTNNATTTKRAANRKAKLAAAVDKMDTDQVNVVTPTTQTRSGMGLTIRGLAGPFALLGQNFAPGTTAADIESAMTPIGGEMVSCKIVKTKPFLIAEMVFVSREGGERVIDTFNNKTADGRVLKIYPKVGGYQASASDRSNEPPANAPSGPKSSKASTRDQVVDGSMGFPDLMDADGKTNSSGNNRLYSDKMVGGNKRGRGFQRGKGR